The genomic segment ACGCCACTGATATTGCTGGGATAACCAATAGACCGAAGAGTAAATTATTACTAACCGCCTGCTGAAGCGCGCTCACTGAGTTACCTGTTGGTGTTATTGCTTGGGCTAGGTAAAGTACGTTAAGGCCTATTAGTAGAATTACCCCAGCCCCAATGTATGATTCCATTAATGTTGATAGGAATTCAGCACCCCTCCTTATTTTATCAAGCGTATCGTTAACTATTTCATTGAGCCTTATTTCAAGGTAATGAAGTATGTCTCCCCCAGTCCTAACGTTAGTTACGTAACCCATTATTAAGTTTTGGAATAAGTGACTTGGCGTGCTTAACGCTGATTCCGTTAAGGCTGTTAACGGATCCATGCCTATCGCCTTATTCTTAACAACTATTTCCCTAGCTATCTTGCCTATGGCCTCAAGTAGCCTAATGTTGGCTAACCTCTCTATGGCTGATGTAACGCTTAACCCTGATTGGGAAATCATGGCTAAGTACGCTGCGAAGAAGGGTAATTCTGAGTCAACCTTATATTGAAGGTCGGAGAGCTGCATCTTAGGTAGCGTCATCATCATTACGTAGACTATGAAGGGTAGGACAATCATTACTAAGCCTATGCTGAGAACTGTAATTGACTTAACCGTTAAATTAAATGAACCCATAATTGACTCAATACTGTTGTAGGTTAAGTATAATCCAATGGGTACTGAGAGAACGGCTGTAATTATTGTTGCGAAGAAGACCCTTGCCATGAATCTTTCAGGAAGCATGTAAACCTTAGCATTCTTCAGCACCCTCTCTAACTGCTCCCCACGCCTCTTAACATACCAGTTGACTAATGGTTCAGTAACCACTAGTGATAATTCATCAAAGTCCACCAGTATTACTCTAGTATTTACTTATAAAGTTTACTTAATGCCCCACCATCTAGGGTTAATGCATACTCATGCTGCTTATTAGCCATTAAGGTAATCTAAAATGCTTGAACCACCCTTACTGGCATTAAACGCCTTAGCTAAATCCTCCTTAATCAAGTTTCTCACCGATGGATTATATAACGCGGCCGCTGGGTGGTAGGTTGGGTAAACATCAGCATTAACACCAGCGATATTAACCTTAAACACCTTACCCCTAACCTTAGCCAACTCACTGAAGCCTAACCCATTGAGGCTAAGTATTACTCTAGTACTATGCCTACCCAGGGTTATTATCTTCCTAGGCCTAACCACGGCTATTTGCCTAATTAAGTATGGTTTACAAGCATTAATCTCCTCCTCAGTTGGATCCCTATTATTAGGTGGCCTACACTTAACTACATTAGTTATATATAAGTTACCCCTATCAACCCCAATCTCATGAAGCAATTCATCAAGCAGCTTACCAGCGGCACCAACAAACGGTCTACCAGTCTCATCCTCAACCCTACCTGGCGCCTCCCCAATTAACATAACCTCAGCCCTCGGATTACCCTCACCTGGTACAGCCTTCTTTCTACTCAAGTACAGTGGGCACTTCCTGCAGTTACTCACCTCACTGTTGATTTCAGCTAATTCATCATCCTCCCCCTGTGGCCCACTACGGTTCATGGCATTCACTAGGACTTAGGCTAAGTTTAATTCCCCCTATTTAAGGGTTAAACGCACCTTCACTTATATAGTACTCAACATTAAGCCTAAACAATCTTCATGGTTTTTAATTGAATATTCTTAAGCATAATTTTTATAAGCATAAGGTATCTATTTAAATCTGATGAGAAACGTTTGCCCATTGCTTAAAAAGACTGAGGGAGGTTACATCTGCGGTGCGGTGGATCGCACCGTTAATCCTGAGGCTTGGTACTGCTTCATGGATTACCCATCATGTCCATTATACATTAATTACATTAGGAGACAGAGGAGCCAGGAAACCCAGGTTGTGGCACAGACCCAGCAGGCTACAACCGAGGTTAAGCCAATAGTTACTGTTACCCAACAGGCGCCGGTTAGGACAGCCATTAGTGAACCTGAGGATGAAGCCGTCAGTAAGTTGAGGAGTATTCTTGATTCAATGCAGGGGAGGGTTAAGGCACTTGATGAGACTTGGAGGGATTACGAGGATAAGGCTAATACTGCTAAGAGTGAGTTAGATAAGAATGAACACTTGATAATGCAGTACATAGCATCCCTTGAGGGTATTAAGGCTAACCTTGAGGAATCCATTAAGGAGCTTGAGTATAGGAGGAATGCGGGTATTATTGATGAGGAGTCTTACAATAAGGCTAGGGAGTATGTTGATAAGAGGCTTAGTAATGTTTCCCAGCAACTCAGTGAAATGAAGGAGATGTTTAATAAGATTCAGGAATCAATATTAATGCATTATAAGAGGGTTCTATCAGAGAGCACTGAGGCTGCTAAGGTTAAGTTATCACTGGCTAAGCTTGAGGAACTCTATAGGACAGGTAAGGTGAGTAAGGAGGTTTACGAGAAGATAAAGGCTCAATTAGCCGTAATAGGTGGTCAGTAATGGAGGAGTACGTTAACGTATATAGGGAACTCATTAAGGTTCTTGAGGAGAGGTTCAACCACTATAAGGAGGGTGTTAAGAGGCTTGACGAGGCTTGGGCCAGTTACAGGAATGCTGTTAATGACTTGAAGAAGGAGTGGGATAGCGAGTACCCGCTCATTGAGTCTAGGGTTAATCAACTTAGGAATGGGATAGATGGGCTGAGGAAGCAGATTGAGGAGGTTGAGGTTAAGAGGGAGATTGGGTTAATTGATGATGAATCATACAATAAGTTAATCACTGAATTAAACAATGCTATGAGTGAATTAAGTAAAATGTATGATGAGGCTAAGGGACTGTTGAATGAACTTGAAAGCGGCCTAATGAACCATTGGATAAGGTCAATAGACGTCTCAGTAGTATCCCAGGACACCGTGGAGAATCTGGCTAAGAACCTTGAGGAGGCTAAGGCAAATGGACAGATAAGTGAGGAAACCTACAATAGGCTTAAGAGGGACCTTAACCTACTCATTAAGGCGCTTCAAGCATACTCACTACTGTTAAAGAGTTAAATACTAAAAACACTAAGCCTGAATAGTTAGTATATGATTGGGGATAAGTTAAGTAGAGTAAGGTCCCTTATTAAGGATAAGGGGGCTACGGCATTGATTCTAACTAACCCAAGCAACATGGGTTACCTACTAGGTTATGAGGATGGGTTACTGGCTTATATTGATGACTCGGTAATTAAGGTTATTGCACCATTACTGGATCGGGAGAGGGCTAGGGAGTTGGTTAATGGTAAGGCTGATGTGGTTGCTTATTCAGGTTATAAATTACCCATAGAGGGTGACGTGATTTGGGGTTCCGATGAGTTAATTAAAGTAATAGCCTCATGGATTAAACCAGGTTCAAGCATTCTAATTGATGATTCAAGTAGACAATTCATTAGGAAGGCCCTTGATACCGTTAACGCTAAGCCTATTGACGCCTCAGCGGATATTCTTGAGGCTAGGGCTGTTAAAACCCCTGAGGAGGTTGAGTTAATTAAGGGTGCAATTAATATAACCCTCAAAGTGTTAAAGGAATTATACGGCATGAGGATTACTGGAATGAGTGAGAGGGATTTAGCGGCATACATTTACCATGGGTTAATAAGCTATGGTGGGGATGAGGCTGCCTTTAATCCAATAGTTGGCTCAGGGCCGAATGCAGCTAAACCCCACCATACGCATAGTGATAGGCGTATAGGTGTTAATGAAACCGTGGTAATTGATATTGGTGCACGGTATAGGCTGTATTGCTCAGACTTAACTAGAACATTAGTAACTGGGTCACTTGAGGGTAAGCTTAAGGACGCCTACAATGCGGTTATTGAGGCTTCAAGAAGAGCAATAAGCATTATTAAACCGGGAGTTAAGGCAAGTGATGTTGATGCAGCGGCTAGGGGAGTGATTAGTGAGTATGGTTTCGCCTGGGGTTTCATACATAGCCTTGGCCATGGGGTGGGTGTTGAGGTTCATGAAAGGCCAGCAATTGGACCTAGCAGCAATGACGTATTGAGGGAGGGTAATGTGATTACCATTGAGCCAGGCATATACATTAAGGATGTGGGTGGGATTAGGGTTGAGAACATGGTTCTCGTTACTGAGAACGGTGCGGAGGTTTTAACTAGGGATGAGTACGCTTACGTTTAATCATTTAGGCAAAGCTTATTAACGGCTGTTAATATAGCATATTAATGAAGAGTAATATAAAGGTATCAATAGCAGGTGTGGGTAACTGCGCCTCCGCCCTGGTTCAAGGGGTTCAGTACTATAGGTTAACTAATGACGCAACCGGCGTAACATTTAAGGAGATAAACGGGTACAGTATTAGTGATATTAAGTTCACCGCGGCCTTTGATGTTGACGCCAGGAAGGTTGGTAAGGATCTGGCTGAAGCAATATTCACCCCACCGAATAATGCATTAAAAATAATCGACGTTGATAAGACTGGAGTAATCGTTAAGCCAGGACCATTACTGGACGGCATAGCCCCTGAACTAGCTGGATCACATATACCTGTGGTTGAGGCTAAGGTTGATGATGTTGTTAAGGAGCTTGAATCCACAAATTCCGAAATCCTAATTAACTACCTACCCACAGGTGCCCAGAAGGCATCTGAGGCTTACGCTGAGGCTGCATTAAGGGCTGGTGTAGGCTTTGTGAATGCCATGCCATCTCAAATAGCCACCGTCGAGCAGTGGCAGGCTAGGTTCACTAAGGCTGGTCTACCACTGCTTGGTGATGATATTCAGAATCAATTAGGGGCCACTGTGCTTCATAAAACAATAATGCACCTACTATCATTAAGGGGGTTAAAGGTGGTGGGTACGTATCAACTTAACGTTGGTGGAACACCTGACTTCCTCAACTTGAATTATAGGAAGGGGCAGAAGGAGAAGACTAAGACGGCTGCGGTTAAGAAGATGGTTAAGGAACAGGACTTCGACGCCTACATAACACCAGTGGCGCACGTTGGCTTCCTGGGTGGTAGGAAGAGAGCCCACATGTTCATTGAGGCACAGGGCTTTGCTGGTGTTCCAGTTAAGATTGAGGTTAGCCTTGAGGTTCATGATCCATGGAACAACGCAGGCGTTATGGTTGATGTATTGAGGTTAATGAAGGTTGCATTAGATAGGGGTGTAGCTGGTCCAATATATAGTGTTGCTGCATGGGCCTTTAAGAACCCACCAATGCATGCGCCACCTGATGAGGCTTATAATTGGTTAATTGAGTTTATTGAAGGCAAGAGGGATAATTAGGAACCCCATTCATTAAGGATACTTTAATTAACTCAATTATTAATTAATTCCTCCAGTAAGTTAACGCTTAAAAATCATCACAAATATGTTTAATTAATGAATAGTATGCATGGTGGCGTTACCGTGTCAACAATAGTGGACTTCATTAAGGGTAATGTTAATGCAGGCAGTGTTGTTGCTGATATTGGGTGTGGAACAGGTAGATTCACCAGTGTAATAGCACCCATTGCATCACTGGTTTACTGCGTGGATAGTAATGAGGATGCCATTAATGAGGCTAGGAGAAGCATTAAGTCAAGTAATGTGGTTTTCCTAAACGAGAACGCTGATTCATTATCAATACCTGATCACTCCATTGACGTTGTCCTCCTAGCCTTCTCATTCCACGATATGGATAATAAGGAGTCCGTGGTGAATGAGATTAAGAGAGTGATTAAGCCCGGTGGTAAGGTGATTATTATTGATTGGGTTAAGGAGAAGACACCAATGGGACCGCCTGTGGATATTAGGTTAAGTGAGGATGATTACATTAAGGCTTTTAAGGAGTTTAAACCAATTCAAGTTAGTAGGGTAAGCCAATACCATTATGGAATTGTACTTAAGGTTCCTGAAACTTAATTATTAATGTAGAAATATTTATTAAACCTTTAAACATAAAACCCATAATGATTGCTAATACTACCACGCAAAGCCAAATACTGCTTAGTAATATAAGTAGAATTATTGAATTTAATACCAGCAAAATAATTGAGAATATTGAATTAAGGTTTGACCAATATATAAGTGCAATAAACGTGGTGTTGAATAATTCAACGTATTACACTCAATCAAATTCAACCATTGGAATAGCCACTAAGCCAGTACCTAAGGGTTATGTACCAGTCATATTAATCACATACATAATTTACGCAGTATTCATGGTGATTGTGCTTGCTCAATTACTAATAATGATACATTCCGCTTACGCTAGGTTAAGGGTAATGAGGGACGCTAAACCAACACACATTAGTAACATTAATTGGTTACCCTTAGTTTCAATAATAATACCAGTCAGGGGGGAGGGGATTGACGCCATTGAGGATGCTGTTAAGAGGATTACTGGCCTCGATTACCCAAGGGATAAGCTTGAAGTAATAGTGGCCACTGATGATGATGAAGCCACAGCTAATTTAATTAAGAATTCAGTGGAGAGAATAGGTAAGACCTATGGATTACGAACGATAGTTAACTGGAGGAGTAAACCAGTAGGCTACAAGGGTGGTGCAATTAATGAGGCCGCTAAATTAGCCAGAGGAGATGTTCTACTGATACTTGACGTGGACACGATATTACCGAGGAATTACCTGAAGGTTGCCTTAAGTTACCTTAATGAGGGATACGATGCCGTTGGAGCACCATTCCTGGGTGTACCCAAGGTGCCTAATAACTTTAGCTGGCCTCTAATGATTTTATTCAATACACTTAGTGAAGTTCAGATAGTTGGTAGGGCTCTCTCTAGGTTTAAGAGGGGTTTCTACATGATTATAGGTAATAATCTCCTGATTAGGAGGGATTTCTTTAATAGGATTAATGGGTTATGCTACTGTAAATCCGATGACATTGACGTAGCCCTAAGAATATGGTTAATGGGTGGTAGGATAGGGGTAATGAATGAGAGGGTATTAACTGAAATACCGAGTACGTATGATGCGTTCAGATCCCAGACAATAAGATGGGCCACCAATGACATGTGGGCTCTTAAGAAGTACTTCACTAAGATACTTAAGTCAAGGAACAGGAGCCTTGTTGATAAGGTGGATGCC from the Caldivirga maquilingensis IC-167 genome contains:
- a CDS encoding inositol-3-phosphate synthase, with the protein product MKSNIKVSIAGVGNCASALVQGVQYYRLTNDATGVTFKEINGYSISDIKFTAAFDVDARKVGKDLAEAIFTPPNNALKIIDVDKTGVIVKPGPLLDGIAPELAGSHIPVVEAKVDDVVKELESTNSEILINYLPTGAQKASEAYAEAALRAGVGFVNAMPSQIATVEQWQARFTKAGLPLLGDDIQNQLGATVLHKTIMHLLSLRGLKVVGTYQLNVGGTPDFLNLNYRKGQKEKTKTAAVKKMVKEQDFDAYITPVAHVGFLGGRKRAHMFIEAQGFAGVPVKIEVSLEVHDPWNNAGVMVDVLRLMKVALDRGVAGPIYSVAAWAFKNPPMHAPPDEAYNWLIEFIEGKRDN
- a CDS encoding glycosyltransferase, translating into MIANTTTQSQILLSNISRIIEFNTSKIIENIELRFDQYISAINVVLNNSTYYTQSNSTIGIATKPVPKGYVPVILITYIIYAVFMVIVLAQLLIMIHSAYARLRVMRDAKPTHISNINWLPLVSIIIPVRGEGIDAIEDAVKRITGLDYPRDKLEVIVATDDDEATANLIKNSVERIGKTYGLRTIVNWRSKPVGYKGGAINEAAKLARGDVLLILDVDTILPRNYLKVALSYLNEGYDAVGAPFLGVPKVPNNFSWPLMILFNTLSEVQIVGRALSRFKRGFYMIIGNNLLIRRDFFNRINGLCYCKSDDIDVALRIWLMGGRIGVMNERVLTEIPSTYDAFRSQTIRWATNDMWALKKYFTKILKSRNRSLVDKVDAYLWLLKYPLVYLGVISIITMIIMQVFNILIPPLPILVLSVLTDVVGAALLILIIMVGRRMNYSYWDLFKSLVIGGLTMYALAFPLMIYLAKALLSDLPWLYTPKASKALLRQKFLIERLSIIALIAVGAALLMMGHVIVSLYVFANSILILMGYSVGTVKPSNRLIHSTQMITH
- a CDS encoding class I SAM-dependent methyltransferase, translating into MNSMHGGVTVSTIVDFIKGNVNAGSVVADIGCGTGRFTSVIAPIASLVYCVDSNEDAINEARRSIKSSNVVFLNENADSLSIPDHSIDVVLLAFSFHDMDNKESVVNEIKRVIKPGGKVIIIDWVKEKTPMGPPVDIRLSEDDYIKAFKEFKPIQVSRVSQYHYGIVLKVPET
- the udg gene encoding type-4 uracil-DNA glycosylase; the encoded protein is MNRSGPQGEDDELAEINSEVSNCRKCPLYLSRKKAVPGEGNPRAEVMLIGEAPGRVEDETGRPFVGAAGKLLDELLHEIGVDRGNLYITNVVKCRPPNNRDPTEEEINACKPYLIRQIAVVRPRKIITLGRHSTRVILSLNGLGFSELAKVRGKVFKVNIAGVNADVYPTYHPAAALYNPSVRNLIKEDLAKAFNASKGGSSILDYLNG
- a CDS encoding M24 family metallopeptidase, producing the protein MIGDKLSRVRSLIKDKGATALILTNPSNMGYLLGYEDGLLAYIDDSVIKVIAPLLDRERARELVNGKADVVAYSGYKLPIEGDVIWGSDELIKVIASWIKPGSSILIDDSSRQFIRKALDTVNAKPIDASADILEARAVKTPEEVELIKGAINITLKVLKELYGMRITGMSERDLAAYIYHGLISYGGDEAAFNPIVGSGPNAAKPHHTHSDRRIGVNETVVIDIGARYRLYCSDLTRTLVTGSLEGKLKDAYNAVIEASRRAISIIKPGVKASDVDAAARGVISEYGFAWGFIHSLGHGVGVEVHERPAIGPSSNDVLREGNVITIEPGIYIKDVGGIRVENMVLVTENGAEVLTRDEYAYV